Below is a window of Ignavibacteriales bacterium DNA.
AAATAAAGTTCACCGAGACAGTATCCGAGTAATCAAATGTTCCGTTGAAATCAATTTGTTTTAATCTATAATAAACTATTCCGGATCTCTCGACAAGAGAATCTACAAAAGTATAATCTTTTGGAGAATTACTATTACCGTTACCATCAACAAATCCTATTGCCTCGAAGCTCAAACCGTTTTGCGCTCTTTGTATTTCAAAACCGTAATTGCTTACTTCAGTGGCAGTACCAAACTTTAGCAGAATTGAATCTTCATAGACTTCAGCAAAAAAGTACACAAGTTCTACAGGTAATGTAATGTCGCCTTTGCATTTTGCATTTAATGGTAATAGTAATCCCAACAGAGCAACTATCAAATATTTTGAAAATAGAATTTTCATTAGTGCTATTTTACTTTTGATAGCTTCTGGGTAACCTGGGAAGTCCCATCAGAATTCTTGATAATTATTTTATATAAATAAGTCCCATTTGCAATTATATCGCCGTCTTGATCCCTGCCGTTCCAGGAAATTTTATTAAAACCTACATTCAAATCAGCAAAAGTTTTTTTTATTTCTTTAATTTTTCGTCCTGCAATTGTATAGATAGAAATTTTTAATTCTTCTGGAAGAGTTGTTAAAGTAAAAGTAAAATAAGTATCATCACTGAATGGATTTGGATAATTATACGGATTCAATATTTTGAACTCTCCTGATACCACAAACACCTTTTCAAATCCGGGATTTGAGCTAATAAGACCATTGACATCCTTTCCAAAAACTCGTAACGAATGTTCACCATCCACTAAAGAAGTGCTAAACTTGTGTAAAGCAATTCTATTTACAGTATCATATTCAATATTAAAATCAGAATAGCTGATTAAATTATTATCAAGATATATTTGGATCGCAGTGGTATCATCTATCGGAAACCAGAGTGGATAATTAAGCTTAATCAGAATCTCAGGACTTGATGAAATATAATCTCCATCAACAATATCAATTCCGTCAAAAGTTGCAGAAACACTCGTTTCATCCACAGAAGTTATAGTTGTATCTTTTATAACAAAAAAGGATTTGTCAAAAAGGTTATTATCTTTATATATTTCAACAACTCGATCTAAATAATCAATTTTTATTCTGAATTTCATATCACCATATCCATCAGTAATATTAGATGTATATATTCTGGACAGAGATAGCTTTTGCGTAGGATTCAAATTGTTTACAAGAGTATCAAGGAGAAGAATAACATTCTTATCTGATTTCACAAGTTCAAGACTGATATTAAATGAATCAGCGGGAGAATAACCAACATTATAAATATCAAAATTAATTGTAATATCTCCACCCTGATAAACAGAATCTTTATCCAGACTTACGACCTGATAATTGATTGCTAATTCAGCTGGCAAATTATAATTAACTCCAATCGATGAAATTGACGGCGATTCTTTAAACTGATTTGCAAATAATTCGGCTTGCAGCTTAATTTTTGGGTAAATATTCGGATCTATAAATTGAATAGATGAACTGTCATTGCTAAAAGTAAGAACATCTAAAGTGTCAATCTGGTTATTGTCCCTTATTCCTAATGGTAAAATATTTAATATGGCTCCATCAGGAATTGAGTCATTTAAAAATACATTCAGCCACCCAGCGCTATTTCCTATCTGTGGAAAAGTGATAGAACCTTCATCATACACAACAAGCTTGGAAGTATCTACAATTGCGGCTCCCTGAAAAAGTTTCTTATAAGATTCAGGTACGCTTCCAACAGGCGCGCCTTTTTTGCCTAATAAACACCATGATTCACGATAACGGACACTGTCAATGTACAAGCTGCCTAATGTTTCAATTGCTCGTCTGACAGGAGTACCACCGCCAAAGCCCAGTACAGTCTGCGCAGCATCATCAGAAATTGCTAGCGCTATCAATTTACCCAGTGGTAGTAAATTAACGTAATTAATTAGAGAATCTGCATTTTGAGTAATTGTATTTGGGGCGGCAAAATATTTAATATTACCTGGTTCAAGCGTAATTGAATCAATTTCTGCTGTGGCAATACCCCAAAAGAATGTGTTTGGCAGATATTCCAAAGTATTAAAAATCATTGAGGCAAATTTACCATCATTAGAACCAGCGGATGTTATAGTAAGGTAGTTAGTATTACGACTTAATTTCCAAGATGATTCAGAGCTGTCGAATACAACATGAGTTGTATTTAAATCATTTGCATTAAAATCCTTATCAATGAACCAACTAAAATTCCTATCATTGTTTTTAAATGAATAAGTGGATGACCAATCAGCTTGCGGAGAATTTAACCTTGCTCTATACCAGTATCTTTGATTCAAAGTCAAACTGCTCAAGGATATCTTTGAGAACAACTGACTAAATGGATATTGTGTTTCATTTGCATTGCTAAATTCCTGATTATCTGCCAGCGAAAAAATAAAATCTTCCGGGCCTCCCTCAATTTTATATGCAGGATTAAGAAAACGGAGAGAATCACGCATGGTAGAATAAAAATATTCAGTTTCAACAGGTCTGATTGAAGATGAATAAACCTGGAATGAATAATCTATATTATTATCATCTTCATAAATTTCATCAACTAAATTTTCAGGATCGAGGATTATGGATAACCTATGCAATCCAACTAATCTTTCAGTGTTAACATAAAATTCCAGATTATCCGAATAGGACGGGCATGGTATTGTATAATTGTGAACGAATAAAATTGAGTCAGAATAAAAATGGGTTATACTTATTTTAACCGAATCGGTAATCACTTTGCCCCAATTCATAATCTTCAAATCCACCAATACAGAATCTACCAAATCAGATATACTGCTGGGTGTAATTGAAACAGCATTTTGATTGATTATAAAATTAGGTTTTTGAGGCACTGCAAATTTTAGTATAGGATCTGTAAAGAGAACATTACAGTAACTAAAGACTCTGTTAACCGTATTATAACCATACAAATTAAATTGGTCAATTTTTGCCAATACGTGTGCCTTGCTGATGGTAAAGACAGAATCAATCAATATCCGTTTATAAAATAAACCTGGAAAGCGTAATGAAGTTGAAAAGAAACCCAAACTCGAATTTCCGAGATACCCGATTGCCTGTCCATAAGAAGATTGAGCCACAAACAACTCACCAAACGCATCTACATCCGGCTCAGCAAATTTACCGGTTGAACAACCGAAATCTGAAATAAGTGGATATCGATCAGGGAATGCATTTTGAATATATTCAACTTCTGTAACTCCATTGTCCCATGTTCTTGTTCCGCTATGTCCTATATAGGAAATAAAAATACCGCTGCTGTCAACTGCATTATTATATTCCTGTAAAGTGTAAGGACCAAAATTAGTAGGTGGATTAATTGTTTTATAAAAATGAATACTTTTCCCAGCTACGGGATTGGGTTTGATCAAATTATTATTCAAAGAATCGTTGGCTGCTTTTATCTGTGCAAGCTCGGATGGTTTTGTTGGATCACCTCCGCTATAAAATGTGTAACGTTTGTTCCAGTCATCAGATCTTCGTGTTAAATAAATTGAATGCTTATTAAGGTATGATAATACTTCAACATTGGTATTTGCCGGAAATCTTCCAACATACATCTGCGGAATGTCAAGATTTGTGGAATCCCATGTCGTATACCAGATATCGCTGACTGGATAACCGTAAGAAGGAACAAGGTTTTTCTTTCTTGGTGACGGCGCAGGGCTCCAAATATCTTTATAATCATAGTTTGCATCACCTATCAAATTCAGATAAGATGGTGCTGGAGCGGTCCAGTTCTGATTAGCATAGTATAAAAATCCTTTTATGCTCTCTGCCCAATTTTGTCCGAATGCAAACTCATCATAAATATCATCAATATAAATCAATTGAGTGCGTAAGTTATAATTATCAAAGATAAATTGCCTGTATTGTTCTGCTGAATTCATTAATAATTTATTTGAAACAATTATGTAATCAGCACCTCGAGAAACATCTCTCAAGTTCACAAAGGTTTTAGAATATTTAAATGTCGGTGAGAGAATATAATCTGATTTTGTTATTATGAATTTATCACCACCTTTAACGGAATCTGAAAAAACAAGATTTCCACCAGAATAATTAAATTCAGTAATTTTTTTCGGATTAGAAGAAATTTTATAAAGAATAATCAGTGAATCCGAAGCAAGAAGATTCGTTATTCTGATATTTCTCAGGTCATAAGAAACAGAATCAGGTATATAAAATATCAGAGAATCATTCTGTGATTTTAATTCACGGTAATAGTTAATATCAACCCAGTCTATTAACGAACGATGAAAAGTTCCGTCAGATGGCAATCCAAAAACCCTGTATGTGTTGTTGCCCGTTATAAGTTGAGATGAATTAAAGAATGTAGTAAAGTTCACCGTCTGACGGTAATCAAAGGTAATAGTATCCTGTGGTATTGTTGAATTTAGACTTGACCCATGCTTGTGGGCGTTGGTTATTGCATCGCCTGCATTACTAATAAGTCGAGTAGTAATTTTAACTGGAGTATTTGGTATAAAATCAGATGCATTAAAAATAAAAGATTGACTTCCAGTGTTTCCAATTGTTAGCCAGGTAAAAACTTTATGTTCCTGCCAAAAAGGAAGTTGAGTTCTCGGATCCTCGGCATCATAGTACCATAGTCTGACATCTTTTTCAAAGTGTTGAGTTGAATAATAACTTTTTAAAGTATCTGCAGTTATAATCTGGGGGCTCGGAATATTAATGATCCGTAATCCATCTTCGCCGCCAAAAGTTAACCAAACCATCGATGTATCAGAGTATCTATCCATATAATTAATATAATCCTGACCAGTGTTTACAATATTTTTATAATCGGATGGACCATAATTTTTCTCGCACCAAAATTCAATATAATCGTTTTCATCAAATGATAAATCGTCTTCGCCTTTTATATAAAGTGGAAGCTGCTCACCTTTTCGGAATATTTTGATTGATTTTGGGTTGAGAGATGAGGGCGAAATACCATAGCTAAATAAGTCGTAGTAAGTTATTCGATAAATCCCATCCCTAACAACACCCAATTTGTAGTGAATTTTAGAATAATCAATCCACGAGTCTGTGGAATTCTGAATTGAGGTAGGTTTATCTTTACTCCTGAAATTTAGTGATGAATTAAAATTAATTATTATATCTGCCA
It encodes the following:
- a CDS encoding T9SS type A sorting domain-containing protein, with the protein product MKILFSKYLIVALLGLLLPLNAKCKGDITLPVELVYFFAEVYEDSILLKFGTATEVSNYGFEIQRAQNGLSFEAIGFVDGNGNSNSPKDYTFVDSLVERSGIVYYRLKQIDFNGTFDYSDTVSVNFISSVKLENSSIPADFELSQNYPNPFNSITNFQFNISQISYIMLELYNVNGQKIKLLFSGELYPGTYSYKLQMDDFSSGTYLVKFNSKNYSFIKKILLLK
- a CDS encoding T9SS type A sorting domain-containing protein, with the translated sequence MKQITALKFGTSQQLSKLSLDKISSTMFTKFSLAFIFFMLIFSSSLFSQDILVNVTKQDQSSLSVLLQTNQSGLIKNANGKRVIDYSAGLDESSPGKPILPSKTIIVAIPPNATVMVNLKEKKETSISNVTLNFNPVVYLDKDSLVGYRESGISDLYLISDAFPSKQIEILDYVWIRDFYCAIIKINPVQFYWKSKSVTILESAEIEISFNNIKPFNVISSQLGDFDKGLADIIINFNSSLNFRSKDKPTSIQNSTDSWIDYSKIHYKLGVVRDGIYRITYYDLFSYGISPSSLNPKSIKIFRKGEQLPLYIKGEDDLSFDENDYIEFWCEKNYGPSDYKNIVNTGQDYINYMDRYSDTSMVWLTFGGEDGLRIINIPSPQIITADTLKSYYSTQHFEKDVRLWYYDAEDPRTQLPFWQEHKVFTWLTIGNTGSQSFIFNASDFIPNTPVKITTRLISNAGDAITNAHKHGSSLNSTIPQDTITFDYRQTVNFTTFFNSSQLITGNNTYRVFGLPSDGTFHRSLIDWVDINYYRELKSQNDSLIFYIPDSVSYDLRNIRITNLLASDSLIILYKISSNPKKITEFNYSGGNLVFSDSVKGGDKFIITKSDYILSPTFKYSKTFVNLRDVSRGADYIIVSNKLLMNSAEQYRQFIFDNYNLRTQLIYIDDIYDEFAFGQNWAESIKGFLYYANQNWTAPAPSYLNLIGDANYDYKDIWSPAPSPRKKNLVPSYGYPVSDIWYTTWDSTNLDIPQMYVGRFPANTNVEVLSYLNKHSIYLTRRSDDWNKRYTFYSGGDPTKPSELAQIKAANDSLNNNLIKPNPVAGKSIHFYKTINPPTNFGPYTLQEYNNAVDSSGIFISYIGHSGTRTWDNGVTEVEYIQNAFPDRYPLISDFGCSTGKFAEPDVDAFGELFVAQSSYGQAIGYLGNSSLGFFSTSLRFPGLFYKRILIDSVFTISKAHVLAKIDQFNLYGYNTVNRVFSYCNVLFTDPILKFAVPQKPNFIINQNAVSITPSSISDLVDSVLVDLKIMNWGKVITDSVKISITHFYSDSILFVHNYTIPCPSYSDNLEFYVNTERLVGLHRLSIILDPENLVDEIYEDDNNIDYSFQVYSSSIRPVETEYFYSTMRDSLRFLNPAYKIEGGPEDFIFSLADNQEFSNANETQYPFSQLFSKISLSSLTLNQRYWYRARLNSPQADWSSTYSFKNNDRNFSWFIDKDFNANDLNTTHVVFDSSESSWKLSRNTNYLTITSAGSNDGKFASMIFNTLEYLPNTFFWGIATAEIDSITLEPGNIKYFAAPNTITQNADSLINYVNLLPLGKLIALAISDDAAQTVLGFGGGTPVRRAIETLGSLYIDSVRYRESWCLLGKKGAPVGSVPESYKKLFQGAAIVDTSKLVVYDEGSITFPQIGNSAGWLNVFLNDSIPDGAILNILPLGIRDNNQIDTLDVLTFSNDSSSIQFIDPNIYPKIKLQAELFANQFKESPSISSIGVNYNLPAELAINYQVVSLDKDSVYQGGDITINFDIYNVGYSPADSFNISLELVKSDKNVILLLDTLVNNLNPTQKLSLSRIYTSNITDGYGDMKFRIKIDYLDRVVEIYKDNNLFDKSFFVIKDTTITSVDETSVSATFDGIDIVDGDYISSSPEILIKLNYPLWFPIDDTTAIQIYLDNNLISYSDFNIEYDTVNRIALHKFSTSLVDGEHSLRVFGKDVNGLISSNPGFEKVFVVSGEFKILNPYNYPNPFSDDTYFTFTLTTLPEELKISIYTIAGRKIKEIKKTFADLNVGFNKISWNGRDQDGDIIANGTYLYKIIIKNSDGTSQVTQKLSKVK